One genomic window of Cygnus olor isolate bCygOlo1 chromosome 3, bCygOlo1.pri.v2, whole genome shotgun sequence includes the following:
- the CLN8 gene encoding protein CLN8, giving the protein MNPTNDDPVFGTIFDWDYLLWEVRLAFLAAGFLIYLGVFLLSHWLSSWISTTYRALHAREKVFWNMAVTRGVFGLQSCVSGLWALLIDPVFHADKVYSQQKWSWFNCLIAAGFFLLENVAVHMSNIVFRTFDVFLVVHHLLAFGGLAGLVINVESGHYLPLMGMLLEMSTPSTCISWMLLKAGCANTFFWKANQWVMIHLFHCRMILTYHMWWVLIFNWSSVIENLGLLHFIVSFSGLFAVTLILNPYWTYKKTQQLLSPTDWNFERKATENGKLNGDTHQKKM; this is encoded by the exons atgaatccCACAAATGATGATCCAGTGTTTGGGACCATTTTTGACTGGGACTATCTCTTATGGGAAGTTCGTTTGGCCTTTTTAGCTGCTGGTTTTTTAATCTACCTGGGAGTATTTCTTCTGTCCCACTGGTTGTCTTCCTGGATAAGTACCACTTATCGTGCCTTGCATGCAAGGGAGAAGGTGTTTTGGAATATGGCAGTCACACGTGGTGTGTTTGGACTTCAGAGCTGTGTTTCTGGCCTATGGGCTTTGCTCATAGATCCCGTTTTTCATGCAGACAAAGTGTATTCACAGCAAAAGTGGAGCTGGTTTAACTGTTTAATAGCTGCTGgatttttcttgcttgaaaATGTAGCTGTTCACATGTCCAACATTGTTTTTAGAACATTTGATGTGTTCTTGGTAGTTCATCACCTACTTGCTTTTGGTGGCTTGGCTGGTCTAGTAATCAATGTAGAATCTGGACATTATCTACCTTTGATGGGAATGTTGCTGGAGATGAGCACTCCCTCAACGTGCATTTCCTGGATGCTTCTAAAG GCTGGCTGTGCAAATACCTTTTTCTGGAAGGCCAACCAGTGGGTGATGATCCACCTGTTCCACTGCCGCATGATTCTTACTTACCACATGTGGTGGGTGCTCATTTTCAACTGGAGTTCTGTGATAGAAAATCTGGGActtcttcattttattgtttcattcTCTGGATTATTTGCCGTCACACTAATACTTAACCCGTACTGGACATACAAAAAaactcagcagctcctcagcccAACTGACTGGAACTTTGAACGTAAAGcgacagaaaatggaaaattaaatggtGACACACATCAAAAGAAGATGTAA